The DNA window TTGATATCCAGGACGTGATCGTCCCAGTCGAGGACGACGAGCGCCTCTTGGAGGGTTTCGACTACGCGTGTCCGTGCGAGGTAGTCGGCTTTCGGGAACCCGGTCAGTACCGGGTACCGTCGTATCGCAGCGGTCAGAAAAGCGCCCGACAGGAGCAGACCGAGCGTCGTGCCGCCGACCAGTGAGGTATTGGCCTCCGCAACGGAGAGCAGGCTCGGAGCCGCAACGCTGGCAGTCAGTACAGTTATTTGTGTGTTCGACACCCGGGGATGACCCCAGCTGAGATCGATCAGTAGATACGTCGCATACAGGGCATACAGGAGCAACAGAAAGCCGTACAGGACCGTCCACCCGAGCGCGAGTCCGAGTATCGGTCCGACGACCGTTTTGGAGGCATCACTAGCGAGAGCGATCGCGCCGATCACCACCGGTAACACGATGCCAGACAGCAGCACGATCCGCTTCCGTGTTGCCATGATTCCGCGGCCGGCGTAGCTGAGTGCATAGGCGATCCAAGCGACGGGGAGAAACAACAGGGCACCGAATTGCACTACGTCGAAAAGCGACTCGAGAAAGCGCACGGTCGCCACACTGACGACCGTGGTCCCAAGCGAGGAGACTGCCCAGACAGTCAGCGTGATCGAGAGTACGAGAAACGGTTCCGCACTGGGCTGGTCTCTGGACCGGTAAGCCCTCCAAGTCGTCCAACACAATAGGGCGGACGCCAGAGTCTTGAGTACCAGCGTAGTTAGTGTAGTACCGGAAATCATGGATCCATATCTCGGACGGCGATTTGGATGTTATGTCGGCTGAATACAACGGTGGCTGCTCGATCCAGTCTCGAAGTCGGACGGCCGATGCATGGAGCGGAGCACGATTAGCGACGAACGTGTTTGGGGAATTGGGGACCTAGATCACCCGCTGGGGGACTGGGCGGGCACGGAGACACTGGTTCCCGAAATTAATAGATGGAGTCCCTGTGTTTCACTATCGGAAACTAACGCCCTGAAGCGGTTCGTATCGCTTCGAGGCGTGTCGAACAGATGCGGCGCCATCACCGAGGAGGCGTCCATCCAACGGCAGGGTGAACGCCCGGAGTGGACTGAACTCGGTGGCGCTCCGGGATATCTCGCTGAGGGTGTAGATGTCGGCTCGGACGAAGCCGTGGACGCTACCTGCGTCCCGGGAGCGCGGTCGATGATCGGGCCTGGTTCTTATTAGTGTCCTCGCAAAAATGCCACTGAATGGACAGTAAGGGACTTCTGCCGGAGAAAATCCGCTCACGATACGCAGTGAAGCTCTTTGCTGTCTCGTTGCTCATTACCGCCGTTATCGTCGCTGGCGGGACGGCGATCGCCAGTCAGGTGTCCGATCGAGTCACGAACGAACAGTTGGACTCGGTCGAAGCCAGCGCGGAACTCGAGGCGGAGAGTCTCGCCAGATGGTTCGAGGGTGAACAGGAGTCGATTCGGCTGTTGTCCTCACATCGGGGTATCGATCCGTCGAACCGGACACGAACCGAGCGCACCCTTGCCGGAGAACTCAACCGAACGTCGGACGAACTCGTCAGTCTTCACGTCGTCGAGCGGCCGACGGAGCAGCCGTCGAACGGCACAAAGGAGCGAATCGTCGCGAGTAGTGACGGCATAGCCGGCGAGCCACTGGCTGCGACCAAGATCGACTGGGGACAGACTGCCTCCGGCGAGGAAGTCACGTTCCAGTTCGACAACACGACGGAGACGCTCGTCTCGTGGGTGTATTTGGACGAGGGCAATATGTCGGTCGCGATCGCCTCACCGACGCGCGATGGCGACCACGTGTTGATCGGTGAGTACCATCCCAGCACTCGAGTGGCGGCGGCGGCCGACGCGACTAACGACACGAGCACCGTCGTCCTCGGCGGCGTGAGTGGGTACGTCATGTTCGAGAAAAACAGCCCGAACGAGTTTCGCCCGTACAAGGGTGAATCAACCGTGACTGAGGTCGAATCCCGGATCGAGGAGCGACCGAATCAGTTCGCGTCGATCAGCGGTGCTGAACTTGGCGACACCGAAGTGATAGGCTACCACAGCGTCCCGAGCGACGGTGTCAACTGGGTCGTCGTCAAGGAAGTTCCCAGGTCGACGGCGCTGGCCGTGACCAACCAGGTTCAGACTGATCTGGTGGGGTTGATCGGCCTCACAGTCGTCGGATTCTTATTGATCAGCGGCATGATCCACCTCGGTCCAATCAGCTCGATCAGACGGCTGTCACGGCAGGCAGAAGCAGTCGCCGAAGGGGACCTGACGGCCGAGATTCCGGACGGAAACCGGATCGATGAGGTCGGACAGCTCAGAGCCAGCCTTCATAGAACGAAGGCGTATATCGAAACAATCACCGAGCAGGCCGAAAAGATCGCCCGCCGAGAGTTCGACGACGCGGCTCTGGACGAGGAGATTCCGGGGCCCGTCGGGGAGGCGATGGCCGATATGCGCGACGATCTAGAGCGGTTCATCGAAGAACGAAAACAACGTGAACAACGGCTCGAGGTGTTCAACCGGCTGCTCAGACACAACCTCAGGAACCGGCTCGACGTGATCAGAAGCCACACGGAGCAGCTGGCCGACCAAACGGATGGTGATGATGCCGAGGCCGTCCTGGCAGCAACGGACCGGCTGGCGTCGATCGGCACTCGTGCCAGACGGATTGACCGTCTGATGGCCCGTGACCCCGATCCGACGGTGGTCGATCTCACATCGGTGGTTCCTAGTCTGCTCTCGCAGATCACATCTGACGACGTCACGGTCAACACGGAGTTCCCGTCGACGGCCACGCTCCGGACCGACGCCGAGATACTGCGGACGACACTGACCAGCCCGCTGGAAAACGCGGTCAAATACGCGGAGTCAAGTGTCACTGTCTTTATATCTCCGACGGCCGATAGAGAAGGGTACAGAATCGCTATCAGCGACGACGGCCCCGGTATCCCAGCGGCCGAGCTCGAATCGCTGGCGGCCGGAACCGAAACCTCCCTCCAACATGGACGCGGACTCGGACTCTGGCAACTCAGGTGGGGCATCGATGCACTCGGCGGTGACCTATCGTTCGAAACCGACGACGGCACGACCGTCAATATCACGCTCGCCGATCTCACCGACCGAACTGAGACGGAGACCGAGTGAGATAGCACCAGTAGCCCAAACCCGTCGCGAGTCGGCTTCTCGTCACTCGGTGGTTCGATCGATAGCGTCCATCGCTGAAACGGGGCGCGACGATCTTAATATCCGGGAATGGGGCCCGTCGTCCGTCACTGCGACTGCTCGGCCGCTCCGAACTGCACGACGAGTTTCTCGGCTGTGAGTGCATAGACTGTCATTTCTCTCCCCTTCACCGAGTACCACGTGTCGATCGGTTCGACGAGGCCGTTCTCTTCGAGGCGTCGCAAGTGATGATGGACGTTCTGTATCGACGTATCGACTCTCTTTGCGATCTCGGAGGTCGTCTTCGGGTCGCCGTCCAGCACCCCCAGAATCGACTGTGCGGTCCCCGATGACAACGCAGCGAGGGCGTCTACCTGCGAGTCACCGGAGACGGTGAGATCGGCTCGCTCACGAGGGCTGTATTCGACCTTGGTCTGACGTGGAAAGGCACTCGTCATCGTCTCTACCAGTATGCTTGTACTGCTTCCCCCCTGTAATCGGAGGCTATCAATACGGACCCGGCCAGTACCAGCAGTCTAGCTATGCAGATATCGCCTCCTTGACTGAGGGCAGTTTTCGACTGGGTCCCCTACAACGAGTTAACGGTTGCACGGTCCTGTGGTCGGCGGCTGGTCCTGACGTTCCGACTCGATCGGTGGACGGCGGAATCAGTCCGCGACGTCGACCATGGCCCCGATTCCGTCGTCGAGGGAGATAGAGAGTGAGGTCGGCACAGGCTCGAACCGTTCCTTGTGATGGCCGTCGTCACAGATCATCATCTCAGTGCGAACGAGGCCCGCATCACGAAGGTCGTTGAGGCGACGATATGCCGTCGCCCGCGAGACATCCGCTGCCTCGGCCACTGCACGGCCGCTTCGTGGCTGCTCCGTGATCGTCTCGTACACACGTCGGGTGTATTCGTCCCCGAAGAGTTCGAACAACTCGGATGCCGAGAGGTCGATCTCTTCGGGCCAGTCGGGTTGCCGCTGCGATCTTGGGGTCGTGTTGACGGACATACGCTTAGCAGAACGCCGTTCGTACTGGATATCGGGTGTAAGCATGCAGACCGCGTGACGGTCGGGACTCTAGGAATGCAGATGGCGTTGCTCGAAGAAGATTACCAGTTATGTGGCTGCGGCCTCAACATCGCGTAAGCAACCGAAACAGATGTCCGGAAACGATAGCGCGGCGGACGTGCGTACCCTCGTCGTCGACGACGAACAGGAGGTTGCAGACGCGTATGCACTCCGACTACGAGGTTACTGCGACGTCGATACCGTTTACAGTGGAGAAGCCGCGCTTTCGACAGTCGCCGATACGACTGTCGATATCGTCCTTTTGGATCGGCATATGCCGGGCATGTCGGGTGATGACGTACTGTCAGAACTGGTCGAACGGGGATACTACGGACGGGTGGTGATGGTAACCGCGGTAGATCCTGGAATCGAAGTACTCGATATGCCGTTCGACGATTATCTTTGTAAACCGGTGGACCGCGAGGATGTCCGCGCGGTTATCGATCAGCAACGACGGATCCTCGCGTACGAAACGCTCGGGGAGTACTTTAGCGTGGAAGCCAAGCGAGCGGTGCTCGAAGCCGAACTGGACGCAAAGGAGCATGGCCAGTACGAACGATTTGTAGCGGTGGCTGAGCAGGCCGAGCAACTCGAAACTCGAGCCAGACGACTACTGACTGATGACGACATCCTCGACCGGTTCGAGGAGATCACTCGCGGGGAGATGTAAGGAGCGCGTCGAAACCGTCACTCTCTTTCAGATGCCTTCCTCTGTCCATCGAGATAGGCATCCAGAAGCTTCCGCTGGCCGGCGCGGAGGTGATGGAGCAACGTCGACCCCGTGATATCCAGCGAGGTGGCGACTTCTTCGGCCGTGCTTCCCCGCGGTGACTCGAAGTAGTCAGCGAAATATGCGGTTTGGAGGACCGTCCGCTGTCGCTGTGTCAGCCGGTCGTCCAATTCGTCGCGGAATTCGCGGGCAGTCGTCACGGATCGTTTTCGCTCCACCTTCGAGACGAACTCCGCGTCGTGCTTCCGGCTGACGGTATCCACGATCCGGCGGACATCACCGTCTGGAGGAAGGTCCACGACGAGGCGTCCCGTTCCCCCATCGAAGCTGGCACGCCGGACGGTCCCACCGAGCGAGGAGATGGCGAGTAGCGGCGTCGAGCCACAGGTGGTAAGTTCGACCCTACCACCGGAGTCCGATTCGCTAATAACTCGTGTCCGTCTGATTTCCCTCATCCCCGCGGTCTCTTGATCGAGACGGTCGATTCCGTCGCCTTCGACAGAGACGAAACAGAGCAATGCATCGTCAGCCTGTGGAACCAGCCCTTCCAGTTTCAGCGTCGAATCGAGCGACTGACTCAGTCGCGTCAGCACCGAGCTTTCGCCGAGTTCGAAGGTGATCTCCGTGATGGTGTCGGAAAGCAGCAGGTTCCGATTCCGAACCGCACTGACTGCGAACCCGGCTATTTCACCCAGCGTCTCGAAGCTGGCCCGTTCCCGCTCGGAGAACGTTTCGGTGCCACTGGCGTAGACGCCGACGACACCGTGGACGTTCGACCCGTATACGATCGGAATAGCCAGTGCCGACTGGACGCCATCGGCAAAGCCGGCCGTCCGGACCGATTCAGGGACTGCGGAACTGGCAGTGAGTGGCTGTGCAGCCTGCAGTCGACCGCTCTCGACTGCACGCTCCTCCGGGGTCGTTACCGTCTCGTCGTCGACTGCGTCGCGAACAGCTTCGAATATTTCGCCAGTCTTACCGGCGACGGAACGGGAAACGAGGCCGTCGCGTCCCACACCGCGTTCTCCCACCCACGCGAATTCGTACAGGTCGGTCTCACCGAGCCCCCGACAGATCGTGTCGGGGATTTCCTCGCGGGAGGAGGCATCAACGAGCGCCGCGAGGATGTCCGAACGCACGTCGTCGATGAGCTCCGTCCGTTTGCGCTCTTGTCGTAGTCGTTGGAGGGACTGTTTCTCGCGTCGCCGCTCGGTCACGTCTCGAACGTAGACGGTCCCGCCCTCAGAAAGCGCAACGACGGAGATGGCAAGCCACCTGCCGAGATCAGGATAGTACTCCTCGAAGTCCGTCTCGGTGACGGACTCGCCGTCGAAGGCGGTCAGGAGAGTGTCGTCGACGGACCGGGGGAACACGTCGGCGATGGGGGCGCCAGTCGGGTCTGTGACGTCGACCAGTGTCTGCCCGATTTCGTTGCTGTCTCGTACGACCCCTTCGGTTGAGACTTCGAGAACGCCGATTGGCGCCCGTTGCAACTGATCATCCATAGCTTGGAGCACCGCCTTGGTCAGTTCGTTCTCTATCAGTCATAAGTGCAAATTCAGCATCGGCGTTAGAATCGGATCTCGAACCGTGCCCCCCCACAGTCGGCTGTAGTGAGCGTTACGTTCCAGTCGTGGACGGCAATAATTTGCTCGACAATCGCGAGGCCAAGTCCAGTTCCGCCGTTCATCGTCGAGTGGCCCGGCTCAAAAACCGTCTCCCGTTCGTCGGCA is part of the Salinigranum marinum genome and encodes:
- a CDS encoding HAMP domain-containing sensor histidine kinase; protein product: MFEKNSPNEFRPYKGESTVTEVESRIEERPNQFASISGAELGDTEVIGYHSVPSDGVNWVVVKEVPRSTALAVTNQVQTDLVGLIGLTVVGFLLISGMIHLGPISSIRRLSRQAEAVAEGDLTAEIPDGNRIDEVGQLRASLHRTKAYIETITEQAEKIARREFDDAALDEEIPGPVGEAMADMRDDLERFIEERKQREQRLEVFNRLLRHNLRNRLDVIRSHTEQLADQTDGDDAEAVLAATDRLASIGTRARRIDRLMARDPDPTVVDLTSVVPSLLSQITSDDVTVNTEFPSTATLRTDAEILRTTLTSPLENAVKYAESSVTVFISPTADREGYRIAISDDGPGIPAAELESLAAGTETSLQHGRGLGLWQLRWGIDALGGDLSFETDDGTTVNITLADLTDRTETETE
- a CDS encoding winged helix-turn-helix domain-containing protein encodes the protein MSSGTAQSILGVLDGDPKTTSEIAKRVDTSIQNVHHHLRRLEENGLVEPIDTWYSVKGREMTVYALTAEKLVVQFGAAEQSQ
- a CDS encoding winged helix-turn-helix domain-containing protein; the encoded protein is MSVNTTPRSQRQPDWPEEIDLSASELFELFGDEYTRRVYETITEQPRSGRAVAEAADVSRATAYRRLNDLRDAGLVRTEMMICDDGHHKERFEPVPTSLSISLDDGIGAMVDVAD
- a CDS encoding response regulator transcription factor; protein product: MSGNDSAADVRTLVVDDEQEVADAYALRLRGYCDVDTVYSGEAALSTVADTTVDIVLLDRHMPGMSGDDVLSELVERGYYGRVVMVTAVDPGIEVLDMPFDDYLCKPVDREDVRAVIDQQRRILAYETLGEYFSVEAKRAVLEAELDAKEHGQYERFVAVAEQAEQLETRARRLLTDDDILDRFEEITRGEM
- a CDS encoding bacterio-opsin activator domain-containing protein; this encodes MQRAPIGVLEVSTEGVVRDSNEIGQTLVDVTDPTGAPIADVFPRSVDDTLLTAFDGESVTETDFEEYYPDLGRWLAISVVALSEGGTVYVRDVTERRREKQSLQRLRQERKRTELIDDVRSDILAALVDASSREEIPDTICRGLGETDLYEFAWVGERGVGRDGLVSRSVAGKTGEIFEAVRDAVDDETVTTPEERAVESGRLQAAQPLTASSAVPESVRTAGFADGVQSALAIPIVYGSNVHGVVGVYASGTETFSERERASFETLGEIAGFAVSAVRNRNLLLSDTITEITFELGESSVLTRLSQSLDSTLKLEGLVPQADDALLCFVSVEGDGIDRLDQETAGMREIRRTRVISESDSGGRVELTTCGSTPLLAISSLGGTVRRASFDGGTGRLVVDLPPDGDVRRIVDTVSRKHDAEFVSKVERKRSVTTAREFRDELDDRLTQRQRTVLQTAYFADYFESPRGSTAEEVATSLDITGSTLLHHLRAGQRKLLDAYLDGQRKASERE